A DNA window from Caretta caretta isolate rCarCar2 chromosome 7, rCarCar1.hap1, whole genome shotgun sequence contains the following coding sequences:
- the IL17RC gene encoding interleukin-17 receptor C isoform X2, which yields MRMESVLHCAAASDCSPCVKVELQLAVLGPQEEVAGEGVRDGAGMDALRHRDSGPLRSWVLLSVQTYPSSRCVALEVQLPRTLARPNHTVGSLWFHCFEAVLRGELHVTSYTSPRYREVLSQTHRVPDCSWPAARAAIRLCQVPRLHLSVGPEHIVVQLQDVPAGQNFTMWFYWNQTSGLKGLRTEKGPQNYSLPSAQLLPCLCLQVWPDIPDPPRTSRCPFTQDPMAWTRLWAQAQLKLRRTAGRLSCSVLVPCAVPAELVPCWRLKRAGPCHELPHLRQALTLPTLHEFGTLQPHPNLCVQVWSGGRVQLMQCLLEGAMQGQPADLLLMETRDPQGNMLLCAMERGTCVPLASSTCMGVAVGALEQQLRRDVQAGQCLQVWDAEGSVVGTGWACSLEKYLRAHWVLAWMGGLLSTFCILLLLLLKKENLKGWLKMLKEDYSSGGVLRGRRALILYSPDHAGFERLVSTLACALTRLQLAVSVEMWSRAELCAIGPMQWFHAQRLRVLQEGGTVVLLFSRGAVARCMEWLLWKQGERLPRDDPYSAFSASLNCVLPDFLAGKAGGQYLVACFEDLLRPADIPELFRTVPIFTLPSQLPTFLLALAGTAAGREQKSSLKKHSLWIGVSLQRAIRECQLQKPDGHCPAQASALPGSGQAPMGAKSEAGELPPAMGST from the exons ATGAGGATGGAGTCTGTGCTGCACTGCGCAGCAGCGTCCGACTGCTCCCCCTGCGTGAAGGTCGAGCTGCAGCTGGCTGTGCTGG GGCCCCAGGAGGAGGTGGCAGGTGAGGGGGTCCGAGACGGAGCTGGGATGGACGCCCTGCGGCATCGGGACAGTG GGCCCCTGCGGAGCTGGGTGCTGCTCTCGGTACAGACGTACCCCTCCTCCCGCTGCGTCGCCCTCGAGGTCCAGCTGCCCCGCACCCTGGCACGCCCCAACCACACCGTG ggctCCCTGTGGTTTCACTGCTTTGAGGCGGTCCTGCGAGGGGAGCTGCACGTCACGTCCTACACGAGTCCCCGGTACCGGGAAGTGCTGAGCCAGACGCACCGTGTGCCCG actgTTCCTGGCCTGCAGCGCGGGCTGCCATCCGGCTGTGCCAAG tgcccaggctgcacctctctGTGGGGCCGGAGCACATAGTGGTGCAGTTGCAGGATGTGCCCGCGGGGCAGAACTTCACCATGTGGTTCTACTGGAACCAGACAAGTGGACTCAAAGGACTCAGGACAGAG AAGGGGCCTCAGAACTACAGCCTGccctctgcccagctgctgccctgcctctgcctgcag GTCTGGCCAGATATCCCGGAtccccccaggaccagccgctGCCCCTTCACGCAGG ACCCTATGGCGTGGACCCGGCTGTGGGCACAGGCCCAGCTGAAGCTGCGTCGCACCGCGGGGAGGCTGAGCTGCTCTGTGTTGGTGCCATGTGCTGTTCCAGCCGAGCTCGTGCCCTGCTGGAGGCTGAAGAGGGCCGGGCCCTGCCATGAGCTGCCACACCTGCGTCAGGCCCTCACCCTGCCG aCTCTCCATGAGTTTGGGACGTTGCAGCCTCATCCGAACCTGTGTGTCCAG GTGTGGAGTGGTGGGCGGGTCCAGCTCATGCAGTGCCTGCTGGAAG GCGCCATGCAGGGCCAGCCGGCCGACCTCTTGCTGATGGAGACCAGGGACCCGCAAGGGAACATGTTGCTCTGTGCCATGGAGCGTGGCACCTGCGTTCCACTGGCCAGCTCCACCTGCATG GGAGTTGCGGTGGGGgccctggagcagcagctgcgACGGGATGTGCAGGCTGGGCAGTGTCTGCAG GTCTGGGATGCTGAGGGCAGCGTGGTGGGCACCGGCTGGGCCTGCTCACTGGAGAAGT ATCTCCGTGCCCACTGGGTGCTGGCTTGGATGGGGGGTCTCCTCAGCACCTTCTGcattctgctcctgctcctgctcaagAAGGAAAATCTGAAAG GGTGGCTGAAGATGCTGAAGGAGGATTATAGCTCTGGTG GGGTGCTGCGGGGCCGGCGCGCCCTGATCCTCTACTCGCCCGACCACGCCGGCTTCGAGCGGCTGGTGAGCACCCTGGCCTGTGCCCTGACACGGCTGCAGCTGGCGGTGTCGGTGGAAATGTGGAGCCGGGCTGAGCTCTGTGCCATCGGTCCCATGCAGTGGTTCCATGCCCAGCGGCTGCGGGTGCTACAGGAGGGTGGCACGGTGGTCCTGCTGTTCTCCAGGGGCGCCGTGGCCAGGTGCATGGAGTGGCTGCTCTGGAAGCAGGGGGAACGGCTGCCCCGGGACGATCCGTACAGCGCTTTCTCAGCCTCCCTCAACTGCGTCCTTCCCGATTTCCTGGCTGGCAAGGCTGGGGGCCAGTACCTGGTGGCCTGCTTTGAGGATCTCCTCCGGCCGGCCGACATCCCAGAGCTCTTCCGCACAGTGCCCATCTTCACGCTGCCCTCCCAGCTGCCCACCTTCCTCCTGGCGCTGGCTGGCACTGCTGCCGGCAGGGAGCAGAAGAGCAGCCTGAAGAAGCACTCCCTGTGGATCGGCGTCAGCTTGCAGCGCGCCATCCGAGAGTGCCAGCTGCAGAAGCCTGATGGGCACTGCCCAGCCCAGGCGTCCGCCCTGCCTGGGAGTGGACAGGCACCGATGGGTGCCAAGAGCGAGGCTGGGGAGCTCCCTCCAGCCATGGGCTCCACGTGA
- the IL17RC gene encoding interleukin-17 receptor C isoform X1, whose translation MQAVGLGLFLLLMPRVGLRAPPDSVSCSQGLSCWLLEADVLCSPGAVGLASGPVLVPTQMRMESVLHCAAASDCSPCVKVELQLAVLGPQEEVAGEGVRDGAGMDALRHRDSGPLRSWVLLSVQTYPSSRCVALEVQLPRTLARPNHTVGSLWFHCFEAVLRGELHVTSYTSPRYREVLSQTHRVPDCSWPAARAAIRLCQVPRLHLSVGPEHIVVQLQDVPAGQNFTMWFYWNQTSGLKGLRTEKGPQNYSLPSAQLLPCLCLQVWPDIPDPPRTSRCPFTQDPMAWTRLWAQAQLKLRRTAGRLSCSVLVPCAVPAELVPCWRLKRAGPCHELPHLRQALTLPTLHEFGTLQPHPNLCVQVWSGGRVQLMQCLLEGAMQGQPADLLLMETRDPQGNMLLCAMERGTCVPLASSTCMGVAVGALEQQLRRDVQAGQCLQVWDAEGSVVGTGWACSLEKYLRAHWVLAWMGGLLSTFCILLLLLLKKENLKGWLKMLKEDYSSGGVLRGRRALILYSPDHAGFERLVSTLACALTRLQLAVSVEMWSRAELCAIGPMQWFHAQRLRVLQEGGTVVLLFSRGAVARCMEWLLWKQGERLPRDDPYSAFSASLNCVLPDFLAGKAGGQYLVACFEDLLRPADIPELFRTVPIFTLPSQLPTFLLALAGTAAGREQKSSLKKHSLWIGVSLQRAIRECQLQKPDGHCPAQASALPGSGQAPMGAKSEAGELPPAMGST comes from the exons ATGCAGGCTGTGGGCTTAGGGCTCTTCCTCCTGCTCATGCCCAGAGTGGGGCTCCGCGCCCCCCCGGACTCTGTCAGCTGCTCCCAG GGCctgtcctgctggctgctgg AGGCCGACGTGTTGTGCAGCCCTGGGGCCGTGGGGCTGGCCTCTGGCCCAGTTCTGGTGCCGACCCAAATGAGGATGGAGTCTGTGCTGCACTGCGCAGCAGCGTCCGACTGCTCCCCCTGCGTGAAGGTCGAGCTGCAGCTGGCTGTGCTGG GGCCCCAGGAGGAGGTGGCAGGTGAGGGGGTCCGAGACGGAGCTGGGATGGACGCCCTGCGGCATCGGGACAGTG GGCCCCTGCGGAGCTGGGTGCTGCTCTCGGTACAGACGTACCCCTCCTCCCGCTGCGTCGCCCTCGAGGTCCAGCTGCCCCGCACCCTGGCACGCCCCAACCACACCGTG ggctCCCTGTGGTTTCACTGCTTTGAGGCGGTCCTGCGAGGGGAGCTGCACGTCACGTCCTACACGAGTCCCCGGTACCGGGAAGTGCTGAGCCAGACGCACCGTGTGCCCG actgTTCCTGGCCTGCAGCGCGGGCTGCCATCCGGCTGTGCCAAG tgcccaggctgcacctctctGTGGGGCCGGAGCACATAGTGGTGCAGTTGCAGGATGTGCCCGCGGGGCAGAACTTCACCATGTGGTTCTACTGGAACCAGACAAGTGGACTCAAAGGACTCAGGACAGAG AAGGGGCCTCAGAACTACAGCCTGccctctgcccagctgctgccctgcctctgcctgcag GTCTGGCCAGATATCCCGGAtccccccaggaccagccgctGCCCCTTCACGCAGG ACCCTATGGCGTGGACCCGGCTGTGGGCACAGGCCCAGCTGAAGCTGCGTCGCACCGCGGGGAGGCTGAGCTGCTCTGTGTTGGTGCCATGTGCTGTTCCAGCCGAGCTCGTGCCCTGCTGGAGGCTGAAGAGGGCCGGGCCCTGCCATGAGCTGCCACACCTGCGTCAGGCCCTCACCCTGCCG aCTCTCCATGAGTTTGGGACGTTGCAGCCTCATCCGAACCTGTGTGTCCAG GTGTGGAGTGGTGGGCGGGTCCAGCTCATGCAGTGCCTGCTGGAAG GCGCCATGCAGGGCCAGCCGGCCGACCTCTTGCTGATGGAGACCAGGGACCCGCAAGGGAACATGTTGCTCTGTGCCATGGAGCGTGGCACCTGCGTTCCACTGGCCAGCTCCACCTGCATG GGAGTTGCGGTGGGGgccctggagcagcagctgcgACGGGATGTGCAGGCTGGGCAGTGTCTGCAG GTCTGGGATGCTGAGGGCAGCGTGGTGGGCACCGGCTGGGCCTGCTCACTGGAGAAGT ATCTCCGTGCCCACTGGGTGCTGGCTTGGATGGGGGGTCTCCTCAGCACCTTCTGcattctgctcctgctcctgctcaagAAGGAAAATCTGAAAG GGTGGCTGAAGATGCTGAAGGAGGATTATAGCTCTGGTG GGGTGCTGCGGGGCCGGCGCGCCCTGATCCTCTACTCGCCCGACCACGCCGGCTTCGAGCGGCTGGTGAGCACCCTGGCCTGTGCCCTGACACGGCTGCAGCTGGCGGTGTCGGTGGAAATGTGGAGCCGGGCTGAGCTCTGTGCCATCGGTCCCATGCAGTGGTTCCATGCCCAGCGGCTGCGGGTGCTACAGGAGGGTGGCACGGTGGTCCTGCTGTTCTCCAGGGGCGCCGTGGCCAGGTGCATGGAGTGGCTGCTCTGGAAGCAGGGGGAACGGCTGCCCCGGGACGATCCGTACAGCGCTTTCTCAGCCTCCCTCAACTGCGTCCTTCCCGATTTCCTGGCTGGCAAGGCTGGGGGCCAGTACCTGGTGGCCTGCTTTGAGGATCTCCTCCGGCCGGCCGACATCCCAGAGCTCTTCCGCACAGTGCCCATCTTCACGCTGCCCTCCCAGCTGCCCACCTTCCTCCTGGCGCTGGCTGGCACTGCTGCCGGCAGGGAGCAGAAGAGCAGCCTGAAGAAGCACTCCCTGTGGATCGGCGTCAGCTTGCAGCGCGCCATCCGAGAGTGCCAGCTGCAGAAGCCTGATGGGCACTGCCCAGCCCAGGCGTCCGCCCTGCCTGGGAGTGGACAGGCACCGATGGGTGCCAAGAGCGAGGCTGGGGAGCTCCCTCCAGCCATGGGCTCCACGTGA